The genomic segment TCCAATAACCAAGGGTCAGACCGAGTACGCGTTGCAAGTTCCACGATGCAAGTTGCAAGAAGAAGCCAGACCTCTATCTGAAAGAGCAATGATATGTGTCATCCCGCTCTCAAAGTCATCCTCTTGCTCCTGTTCAGGATCTGATCTTATGAAAAACCGCGGTTGGGGATAGCGGGTTGGGTGTCGGAAAAGCAGAGAATCAGTTGCAAGAATAAGAATCAAAACCAGAATGTAAGGACCTGGATGTTGAAACAAGTTCAGCATTATGATATCCTGGGCCTAGAACGAAGAACCTGGACACGTAGCGTTGGAACGAAGAACCGCTCTTCTCGGAGGACGGGATCATGATCTTAGCCGAACGAGGGACGTTTGTCCGCTCGTCTCCATGTGCGCCTGCGCTAAGTTCCTGAATACCACTTCCGGTTCGTCGAAGGGAATTGAATTCGAGAATCTATCCAGTGCGAAGGGGATGTTGAGAGCTACAACATCTTTGCTCTTGAGGAATTGGCCCCCGAATTCTATCTCGTCTAGGTCCCTCTTCAGGTTCTCTCCGAAGAGAAGAGGAGTAGGATAATTACCGAGGAAGGAATTGAACATCGCCCTTAAGATGAGGCCGTTGTGTTTTCTGCCCTCTCCATGAGCTTCAGGAAGTCCTTCGAAATAGCGGAGATAGAACCTGTGAGGACATTCTATGAAGGCCTTGATTCGGGAGTAGGACAGTGGGAACGGTTGACGGTTCTCCGTCAGCCGTTCTCTGTTTTGGGATTTCTGAAAAGCTAATTTCTCAGAGAATGCAGGCCCGGTTCTTCCCGACCCGCACTCTGTTGATACTGCTTTTCCTTCCGAAGTAATATCACTGTTGCAGAAACTGTAGACAGAATTAGTCACTTTCTGACTAGAAGTGCTAACATTGATTTGGTTTCTATTTTGTTTTTTTGAGAGCGGATCTCCTGCCAGAGGTCCGTTCTCGTTTTTTACTGCCGGATTCATGGCGAATCACCTTCCTTTCTTGAGTACAGTTCCAATGCCAGAGGAAGCCAGACCTCTATCTGAAAGAGCAATGATTAGTGTCATCCCCCTCTCAAACTTATCTTCCTTCAGCCTTTTATGTCATGTGACAAAGCTCCTGGTCAGAATCTCGGTTCTTGGCTCGAAGATCCGCTCTTCGCTGTATGCTGAACGCTTGGAAGAGCAAGGGCATTAAGAACAAAGTCAACCGTCAGCGGTCCACCGTCGGCGGAATTAGGAAGCTGTATCAGAATACTTAAGAATCATCGGGGTTTGAAATGTAATTTGGTTTCAAGAATCTGGAAGTCTGGAAAGTGGGCAAGTCCTTCGCGAAGGATGTGTATGAATTGACTTCTTTCTTCCCTTCAGATGAGAAATTCAGTCTTGTTTCTTAGTTAAGAAGGGCAGCGGTTTCAGTTGTGTCGAATATAGCCGAAGGAGCAGGGAAGAAACATAAGAAAGACTTTGACCTTTTTCTATATCTTGCCCGCGGTTCTTTGAACGAGACAGTGGTCCAGCTGGGGATTTCCTTTTAGTTTGGATATGAATCGAGATCAGCTTGATCTAATCGAGAACAGGGCTGAAAGCATTAGTAGAATGCTCTGGAAACTCTCCAAGTCTCTTGAAAAATCGGAGGACCGATGACGGCTGAAGGAGGACGGCACTTCACAGCGTTCAGCGATCAGCGAACAGCGGCTCTTCAGGTGCCTTCTCGTGAGGAAGCGAACCTCTCCAGCTATTCTATCTCGACTGATCCTAACGAAGGACGGGTCCATGATCTTGGACGGTCAACGAAGGACGGTTTTTCACAGCGATCAGCGTCCAGCGTTTCCTAGCAAGCGGCTCTTTC from the Mesotoga sp. UBA6090 genome contains:
- a CDS encoding PD-(D/E)XK nuclease family protein; the encoded protein is MNPAVKNENGPLAGDPLSKKQNRNQINVSTSSQKVTNSVYSFCNSDITSEGKAVSTECGSGRTGPAFSEKLAFQKSQNRERLTENRQPFPLSYSRIKAFIECPHRFYLRYFEGLPEAHGEGRKHNGLILRAMFNSFLGNYPTPLLFGENLKRDLDEIEFGGQFLKSKDVVALNIPFALDRFSNSIPFDEPEVVFRNLAQAHMETSGQTSLVRLRS
- a CDS encoding four helix bundle protein, whose translation is MSNIAEGAGKKHKKDFDLFLYLARGSLNETVVQLGISF